A region from the Triticum urartu cultivar G1812 chromosome 1, Tu2.1, whole genome shotgun sequence genome encodes:
- the LOC125527007 gene encoding late embryogenesis abundant protein, group 3 produces MASNQNQASYHAGETKARTEEKTGQVMGATKDKAGQTTEATKQKAGETTEATKQKAGETTEATKQKAGETTEAAKQRASETAEATKQKAAEAKDKTAQTAQAAKEKTYETAQSAKERAAQGKDQTASTLGEKTEAARQKAAETTEAARQKAAEATEAAKQKASETAQYTKESAVAGKDKTGSVLQQAGETVVNAVVGAKDAVANTLGMGGDNTNTTKDNTTGATTKDTTTTTRNH; encoded by the exons ATGGCCTCCAACCAGAACCAGGCCAGCTACCACGCCGGCGAGACCAAGGCCCGCACCGAG GAGAAGACCGGGCAGGTGATGGGCGCGACCAAGGACAAGGCGGGGCAGACCACGGAGGCCACGAAGCAGAAGGCCGGCGAGACCACGGAGGCCACGAAGCAGAAGGCCGGCGAGACCACGGAGGCCACGAAGCAGAAGGCCGGCGAGACCACGGAGGCGGCCAAGCAGAGGGCCAGCGAGACGGCCGAGGCCACCAAGCAGAAGGCCGCCGAGGCCAAGGACAAGACGGCGCAGACGGCGCAGGCGGCCAAGGAGAAGACGTACGAGACGGCGCAGTCGGCCAAGGAGCGCGCCGCCCAGGGCAAGGACCAGACCGCCAGCACCCTCGGCGAGAAGACGGAGGCGGCCAGGCAGAAGGCCGCCGAGACCACGGAGGCGGCCAGGCAAAAGGCCGCCGAGGCGACCGAGGCGGCCAAGCAGAAGGCGTCGGAGACGGCGCAGTACACCAAGGAGTCCGCCGTCGCCGGCAAGGACAAGACCGGCAGCGTCCTCCAGCAGGCAGGGGAGACGGTGGTGAACGCCGTGGTGGGCGCCAAGGACGCCGTGGCCAACACGCTGGGCATGGGCGGGGACAACACCAACACCACCAAGGACAACACCACCGGCGCCACCACCAAggacaccaccaccaccaccaggaaTCACTAG
- the LOC125533067 gene encoding squamosa promoter-binding-like protein 10 — MIRAALSATKSTISSNTSAISCLQQHDQSKAAAARPMTLTLGEPREKDGHHQQLNSAMQLHHHHQEQQHFITSLLHQNNKGNGNSNILSCSSVCSSGLPSAGAANGEVSDQNNNSNHGGGNNNNNMHLFEVDFM, encoded by the coding sequence ATGATTCGAGCAGCTTTGAGCGCTACCAAGTCGACCATCTCGTCCAACACGAGCGCCATCAGCTGCCTGCAGCAGCACGACCAGAGCAAGGCGGCTGCGGCGAGGCCGATGACACTCACGCTCGGAGAGCCGCGGGAGAAGGACGGCCACCACCAGCAGCTCAACAGCGCcatgcagctccaccaccaccatcagGAGCAGCAGCACTTCATCACCTCGCTGCTGCACCAGAACAACAAGGGCAACGGCAACAGCAACATCCTGTCGTGCTCGTCGGTGTGCTCCAGCGGGTTGCCGTCTGCCGGGGCGGCCAACGGCGAGGTCTCCGACCAGAACAACAACAGCAACCACGGCGGcggcaacaacaacaataacatgCATCTCTTTGAGGTGGACTTCATGTAG
- the LOC125537846 gene encoding ABA-inducible protein PHV A1 codes for MASNQNQASYAAGETKARTEEKTGQMVGITKDKAGQDTETTKQKAGEAKDKTAQTAQAAKDRAAESKDQTGSYLGEKTEAAKQKASETAQYAQERSSDAAQYTKDSAVAGKDKTGSVLQQAGETVVSAVVGAKDAVANTLGMGGDNTTKDTTTTRNH; via the exons ATGGCCTCCAACCAGAACCAAGCGAGCTACGCGGCCGGCGAGACAAAGGCCCGCACCGAG GAGAAGACCGGGCAGATGGTGGGCATCACCAAGGACAAGGCGGGGCAGGACACGGAGACCACGAAGCAGAAGGCCGGCGAGGCCAAGGACAAGACGGCCCAGACGGCGCAGGCCGCCAAGGACCGCGCCGCCGAGAGCAAGGACCAGACCGGCAGCTACCTCGGCGAGAAGACGGAGGCGGCCAAGCAGAAGGCGTCGGAGACGGCGCAGTACGCGCAGGAGAGGTCCTCCGACGCCGCGCAGTACACCAAGGATTCCGCCGTCGCCGGCAAGGACAAGACCGGGAGCGTGCTCCAGCAGGCCGGCGAGACGGTGGTGAGCGCCGTGGTCGGCGCCAAGGACGCGGTGGCGAACACCCTGGGCATGGGCGGTGACAACACCACCAAggacaccaccaccaccaggaaTCACTAG
- the LOC125527027 gene encoding ABA-inducible protein PHV A1-like → MASNQNQASYAAGETKARTEEKTGQMVGTTKDKAGQATEATKQKAGETAEATKQKAGETAEATKQKAGQATEATKQKAGEAKDKTAQTAQAAKDHAAESKDQTGSFLGEKTEAAKQKAAETAEATKQKASETAQYAQERSSDAAQYAKESAVAGKDKTGNVLQQAGETVANAVAGAKDAVANTLGMGGDNTNTTTGATKDSTTEKITRDH, encoded by the exons atggCCTCCAACCAGAACCAGGCGAGCTACGCGGCCGGCGAGACCAAAGCCCGCACCGAG GAGAAGACCGGGCAGATGGTGGGCACCACCAAGGACAAGGCGGGGCAGGCCACGGAGGCCACCAAGCAGAAGGCCGGCGAGACGGCCGAGGCCACCAAGCAGAAGGCCGGCGAGACGGCCGAGGCCACCAAGCAGAAGGCCGGCCAGGCCACGGAGGCCACCAAGCAGAAGGCCGGCGAGGCCAAGGACAAGACGGCCCAGACGGCGCAGGCGGCCAAGGACCACGCCGCCGAGAGCAAGGACCAGACCGGCAGCTTCCTCGGCGAGAAGACGGAGGCGGCCAAGCAGAAGGCCGCCGAGACGGCCGAGGCGACAAAGCAGAAGGCATCGGAGACGGCGCAGTACGCGCAGGAGAGGTCCTCCGACGCCGCACAGTACGCCAAGGAGTCCGCCGTCGCCGGCAAGGACAAGACTGGCAACGTGCTCCAGCAGGCCGGCGAGACGGTGGCGAACGCCGTGGCGGGCGCCAAGGACGCCGTGGCGAACACGCTAGGCATGGGCGGTGACAACACCAACACCACCACAGGCGCCACAAAGGACAGCACCACCGAGAAGATCACCAGGGATCACTAG
- the LOC125527018 gene encoding uncharacterized protein LOC125527018 gives MPPLEALLGAAELWRPAARGAGGWATAAALLLLLVAHLSVLLVRRRRRGRARLARQQEDAPAAPAPAPPSSGSGSSSGVEGLVTEDDLRQLVGSLGVGARQPELEGWDPVIAKGNDAVSYKAWCERTADGTPRYLSVTTYEGCSTELLRDFYMDNEYRMEWDNTVIKHEQLQCDENSGIEIGRTVKKFPLLTPREYILAWRVWASDENSFYCLVKECEHSLAPRQRKFVRVRLLRSGWCIRKVPGRDACEITVLHHEDNGMNIEMAKLAFSKGIWNYICKMNNALRRYPQQRGPSISISTMRRLTKKFPQDLQSNVDESNRSPVNTAAAVAPPTPSSGTSPCKQLGKKSSRETIASGLLLIGSIVCLSKGRSNLGAQLAMAFFLKKAFKQDKEPGSSPRGRTDATVPMQ, from the exons ATGCCGCCGCTGGAGGCCCTCCTCGGCGCCGCCGAGCTCTGGCGCCCCGCCGCGCGCGGGGCCGGCGGCTGGGCCACCGCCGCCGCGCTCCTCCTGCTCCTCGTCGCCCACCTCTCCGTCCtcctcgtccgccgccgccgccgggggCGGGCCCGCCTCGCCCGGCAGCAGGAGGACGCCCCCGCGGCGCCCGCCCCCGCCCCACCCTCCTCCGGGTCCGGCTCCAGCTCAGG GGTGGAGGGCCTCGTGACGGAGGACGATCTGAGGCAGCTGGTGGGCAGCCTGGGGGTCGGCGCCCGCCAGCCGGAGCTCGAGGGCTGGGACCCCGTCATCGCCAAGGGGAACGACGCCGTCTCCTACAAGGCGTGGTGCGAGAGGACCGCG GATGGCACACCTAGATATCTTAGTGTGACAACTTATGAGGGATGCTCAACAGAGCTTTTGAGGGACTTTTACATGGATAATGAGTACAGGATGGAGTGGGATAACACTGTGATAAAGCATGAGCAGCTACAGTGTGATGAAAATAGCGGAATTGAGATAGGGCGTACGGTTAAGAAGTTCCCTCTTTTAACACCAAGGGAGTACATATTGGCATGGCGAGTTTGGGCATCAGATGAGAACTCTTTCTATTGCTTGGTAAAG GAATGTGAGCACTCTCTTGCGCCAAGACAAAGAAAATTTGTTCGAGTACGACTTCTGAGATCGGGGTGGTGTATTAGGAAAG TCCCTGGAAGAGACGCATGTGAAATCACCGTGCTGCACCATGAAGACAATGGCATGAACATCGAGATGGCAAAGCTGGCCTTTTCCAAGGGCATCTGGAATTATATTTGTAAGATGAACAATGCTTTACGCCGGTATCCTCAGCAGCGTGGTCCGTCGATATCAATTTCGACCATGCGAAGACTTACCAAGAAG TTTCCCCAGGACTTGCAGAGCAACGTGGATGAAAGTAATCGATCTCCAGTGAATACAGCTGCGGCTGTTGCTCCTCCCACACCTTCATCCGGAACTTCTCCCTGCAAGCAGCTAGGGAAGAAGTCATCACGGGAAACGATTGCAAGTGGGCTTTTGCTAATTGGAAGCATCGTTTGTCTGTCGAAAGGCCGATCTAACCTCGGCGCACAGCTTGCCATGGCATTCTTCCTGAAGAAGGCCTTTAAGCAGGACAAAGAACCAGGCTCTTCGCCAAGGGGAAGAACTGATGCGACGGTGCCCATGCAGTAG